A single region of the Thermithiobacillus tepidarius DSM 3134 genome encodes:
- the miaB gene encoding tRNA (N6-isopentenyl adenosine(37)-C2)-methylthiotransferase MiaB has protein sequence MQKLYIKTFGCQMNEYDSARMAEVLGASHGFVRVEAPEDADVLLLNTCSIREKAEDKVYTQLGFWRPLKQARPELIIGVGGCVASQEGEALRRRAPFVDVVFGPQTLHRLPDMIDAVRASRRPQVDVSFPEIEKFDNLPAPRAEGPSAFVTIMEGCDKYCTFCVVPFTRGREVSRPFDDVVAEVEGLAAQGVREVTLLGQNVNAYRGEMDDGTESDLALLLHRLALVPGIARLRYTTSHPNEFGDSLIAAHRDIPQLVPHLHLPVQSGSDYILKLMHRKHTAAEYLDKVRRLQAARPGISISSDFIIGFPGESDADFEATMALIEAVQFDQSFSFKFSPRPGTPAAELPDDVPEHVKDARLARLQARINELAAARSRALVGTVQDVLVTGASRRSARQLTGKTACNRSVNFDAPERLIGQMVKVEITEALSNSLRGRVVLVDDDLDPAALRRRA, from the coding sequence TTGCAGAAACTCTACATCAAGACCTTCGGCTGCCAGATGAACGAGTACGACTCCGCCCGGATGGCGGAGGTGCTCGGCGCTTCGCACGGCTTCGTGCGCGTGGAGGCGCCCGAGGACGCGGACGTGCTGCTGCTCAATACCTGCTCCATCCGCGAGAAGGCCGAGGACAAGGTCTACACCCAGCTCGGCTTCTGGCGGCCGCTGAAGCAGGCGCGACCGGAGCTGATCATCGGCGTGGGCGGCTGCGTGGCCAGCCAGGAGGGCGAGGCCCTGCGCCGGCGCGCGCCCTTCGTGGACGTGGTTTTCGGGCCGCAGACCCTGCACCGCCTGCCGGACATGATCGACGCCGTGCGCGCCTCGCGCCGACCGCAGGTGGACGTGAGCTTCCCCGAGATCGAGAAGTTCGACAATCTGCCGGCGCCGCGCGCCGAGGGACCGAGCGCCTTCGTGACCATCATGGAGGGCTGCGACAAATACTGCACCTTCTGCGTGGTGCCCTTCACCCGCGGGCGCGAGGTGAGCCGGCCCTTCGACGACGTGGTGGCCGAGGTGGAGGGGCTGGCCGCCCAGGGCGTGCGCGAGGTGACGCTGCTCGGCCAGAACGTGAACGCCTACCGCGGCGAGATGGACGACGGCACCGAGAGCGATCTGGCGCTGCTGCTGCATCGCCTGGCCCTGGTGCCCGGCATCGCCCGCCTGCGCTACACCACTTCGCACCCCAACGAGTTCGGCGACAGCCTGATCGCGGCGCACCGCGACATCCCGCAACTGGTGCCGCACCTGCATCTGCCGGTGCAGAGCGGGTCCGACTACATCCTGAAGCTCATGCACCGCAAGCACACGGCCGCCGAGTACCTGGACAAGGTGCGGCGCCTGCAGGCGGCGCGGCCGGGCATCAGCATCTCCTCGGACTTCATCATCGGCTTTCCCGGCGAGAGCGACGCCGATTTCGAGGCGACCATGGCGCTGATCGAGGCGGTGCAGTTCGATCAGTCCTTCTCCTTCAAGTTCAGCCCGCGCCCCGGCACGCCGGCGGCGGAGCTGCCCGACGACGTGCCGGAGCACGTCAAGGACGCGCGCCTGGCCCGCCTGCAGGCCCGCATCAACGAGCTGGCGGCGGCGCGCTCGCGCGCTCTGGTCGGCACGGTGCAGGACGTGCTCGTCACCGGCGCCAGCCGCCGCAGCGCGCGGCAGCTCACGGGCAAGACGGCCTGCAACCGCAGCGTCAACTTCGACGCCCCGGAACGATTGATAGGCCAGATGGTCAAAGTCGAGATCACGGAAGCGCTGTCCAACTCCCTGCGCGGGCGGGTGGTGCTGGTGGATGACGACCTCGACCCGGCCGCCCTGCGCCGGCGCGCCTGA
- a CDS encoding HepT-like ribonuclease domain-containing protein codes for MSELRLADYLDHMQRAARDACGFVEGLGKEEFLADKRTQQAVIMSLVIIGEAATQVMARYASFAESQSAVPWRSMRGMRNRIAHGYFEINLDMVWDTGKRRCQHC; via the coding sequence ATGAGCGAGCTTAGGCTTGCTGATTACCTTGATCACATGCAGCGAGCCGCGCGGGATGCGTGCGGCTTCGTCGAAGGCTTGGGCAAGGAGGAGTTCCTTGCCGACAAGCGCACCCAGCAGGCAGTCATCATGAGCCTGGTCATTATCGGCGAGGCGGCGACGCAGGTGATGGCTCGATATGCCAGCTTTGCGGAGTCGCAGTCAGCAGTGCCATGGCGCAGCATGCGTGGAATGCGCAACCGCATCGCTCATGGGTATTTCGAGATCAACCTCGACATGGTGTGGGACACGGGCAAACGGCGCTGCCAGCATTGTTGA
- a CDS encoding nucleotidyltransferase family protein, with protein MKPSVALELKRSAVRAAAGRFRAANPRVFGSVLHGTDQEGSDLDLLVDALPGATLFDLGGLQAELEDLLGVRVDLLTPGDLPPKFRDQVLAEARPV; from the coding sequence GTGAAACCGTCCGTTGCTTTGGAACTGAAGCGCAGTGCAGTGCGCGCGGCGGCTGGCCGCTTTCGTGCAGCGAACCCGCGCGTCTTCGGTTCCGTATTGCACGGCACCGACCAGGAAGGCAGTGATCTCGATCTCTTGGTGGACGCGCTGCCTGGCGCAACACTGTTCGATTTGGGCGGCCTGCAAGCCGAGCTGGAGGATCTGCTTGGCGTTCGCGTCGATTTGCTGACCCCAGGCGATCTGCCGCCGAAGTTCCGCGATCAGGTGCTTGCGGAAGCCCGGCCCGTATGA
- a CDS encoding HepT-like ribonuclease domain-containing protein: MRDADYLRHMLEAIERVRDYTDGKARTEFLRERMMQDAVIRNIEIIGEAANRLSPAFVAAHDEVAWSAIAGMRHRLIHGYMTVNLNTVWNVVERELPALENAVRLLLERMAPPTPGV, translated from the coding sequence TTGCGTGACGCCGATTATTTGCGCCATATGCTTGAAGCCATTGAGCGGGTCAGGGACTACACGGACGGCAAGGCCAGAACCGAATTCCTGCGGGAGCGGATGATGCAGGATGCGGTCATTCGCAACATCGAAATCATTGGCGAGGCCGCCAATCGGCTTTCACCGGCATTCGTGGCCGCACACGATGAGGTCGCCTGGAGCGCCATCGCCGGCATGCGGCACCGCCTGATTCACGGCTATATGACGGTCAATCTGAACACCGTCTGGAATGTGGTCGAGCGCGAGCTCCCGGCCTTGGAGAATGCGGTTCGCCTGTTGCTGGAGCGGATGGCTCCGCCAACCCCCGGCGTATGA
- a CDS encoding nucleotidyltransferase family protein, whose amino-acid sequence MRPSLALEQHREVIRAIVARHRAYNARVFGSVLHGADREGSDLDLLVDAGPDTSLLDLVKAQHEIESIVGVPVDLLTPEDLPESFRPKVLAEARPL is encoded by the coding sequence ATGCGCCCTTCCTTGGCCCTCGAGCAGCATCGGGAAGTGATCCGCGCCATCGTTGCCCGACATCGCGCATACAATGCCCGCGTCTTCGGCTCCGTGTTGCACGGTGCCGACCGCGAGGGCAGCGACCTCGACTTGCTGGTGGATGCCGGCCCGGACACGTCCCTGTTGGATCTGGTCAAGGCGCAGCACGAGATAGAAAGCATCGTGGGCGTGCCGGTCGATTTGCTGACTCCGGAAGACCTGCCGGAATCCTTCCGCCCCAAGGTGCTGGCGGAGGCAAGACCGCTGTGA
- a CDS encoding type II toxin-antitoxin system PemK/MazF family toxin — protein MIRRGDLVTVAVQGDYGKPRPALVLQSDLFSEHPGITLCLLTSKLHDAPLMRLTLDPTPENGLRERSQVQIDKIITVSRAKVAGPIGRVEDKVLVEVSRALALWLGIA, from the coding sequence GTGATCCGTCGCGGCGATCTGGTCACCGTGGCGGTGCAGGGTGATTATGGCAAGCCCCGGCCCGCGCTCGTTCTGCAGTCGGATCTTTTCTCCGAGCACCCCGGCATCACCTTGTGCCTGCTCACCTCAAAGCTGCATGATGCCCCGCTGATGCGCCTGACCCTCGACCCGACCCCGGAAAACGGCCTGCGGGAGCGTTCTCAGGTTCAGATCGACAAAATCATCACCGTATCCCGCGCCAAAGTGGCGGGGCCGATTGGGCGGGTCGAGGATAAGGTCCTGGTCGAGGTCAGTCGCGCCCTCGCCTTGTGGCTGGGTATTGCTTGA
- a CDS encoding antitoxin MazE family protein yields the protein MEIDHQQARARVRRYRQRLRAAGLRPVQIWVPDTRAPGFAEECRRQSLRIAGSPAEQEDLRFLEALVAEAAADWENE from the coding sequence ATGGAAATTGATCATCAGCAAGCGAGAGCGCGGGTGCGCCGATACCGGCAGCGCTTGCGCGCGGCGGGGCTGCGGCCCGTGCAGATCTGGGTCCCGGATACACGCGCGCCCGGTTTCGCCGAGGAGTGCCGCCGCCAGTCGCTGCGCATCGCCGGCAGCCCCGCGGAGCAGGAGGATTTGCGCTTTCTCGAAGCGCTGGTTGCGGAGGCGGCTGCCGACTGGGAGAACGAGTGA
- a CDS encoding BrnT family toxin produces MISMELVEGFDWDAGNARKSVDKPAASQGEAEQVFFNMPVLLLEDAVHGRAEPRFHALGRTDAGRLLHVTFTLRQGGRLIRVISARPMHQKERRFYEQAT; encoded by the coding sequence ATGATCAGCATGGAGCTTGTCGAAGGTTTTGATTGGGATGCAGGCAACGCCCGCAAGAGCGTTGACAAGCCTGCCGCCAGCCAGGGGGAAGCGGAGCAGGTGTTCTTCAATATGCCTGTCTTGCTGCTGGAGGACGCGGTACATGGCCGGGCGGAGCCGCGCTTCCACGCGCTCGGCCGGACTGATGCGGGCCGCTTGCTCCATGTGACGTTTACTTTGCGCCAGGGCGGACGGCTGATTCGGGTCATCTCCGCCCGGCCAATGCACCAGAAGGAGCGCAGATTTTATGAGCAAGCCACCTAA
- a CDS encoding BrnA antitoxin family protein, with translation MSKPPKPIPEFVSEAEEQAFWETHDSTDYLDWSRAQRASFPHLKPSTKAISLRLPEPLLERIRIIAARMDVPYQSLIKVWLSEKAAEMEKGPERR, from the coding sequence ATGAGCAAGCCACCTAAGCCAATCCCGGAGTTCGTTTCGGAAGCGGAGGAGCAGGCTTTCTGGGAAACCCACGATTCGACCGATTACCTGGATTGGTCGCGGGCACAGCGCGCCAGCTTCCCGCACCTGAAGCCTTCCACCAAAGCGATCTCGCTGCGCTTGCCCGAGCCGCTGCTGGAGCGCATCCGCATCATCGCCGCGCGCATGGATGTGCCGTACCAGTCCTTGATCAAGGTGTGGCTGTCGGAGAAGGCGGCGGAAATGGAAAAGGGGCCGGAGCGGCGCTGA